A region from the Melioribacter roseus P3M-2 genome encodes:
- a CDS encoding LytR/AlgR family response regulator transcription factor: MKKVLIIEDNKDLAENIVLLLKEFGYETFCAYNGSDGLKTLFKVQPDIILCDIMLPDLSGYKILSSIKKIDDIEPPVFIFLTAKGERVDVRKGMELGADDYIPKPFTYTELLNSIKAQLDKRNKFLKLPGRIIDNGEESGELLTMKDYIFINDRKHPGFYKVQDIACIISMKDYTKVYIGDGRTFLMRKSMKDWEAQLPQNKFVRIHRQTIVNIDFVESLRKSSSNRYTIKLKGGDKEFDVSQRSVKKIKLFSV, translated from the coding sequence ATGAAAAAGGTATTAATTATAGAAGACAACAAAGATCTCGCCGAGAACATCGTATTGCTGTTGAAAGAATTCGGATATGAAACTTTTTGCGCTTATAACGGCTCCGACGGTTTGAAAACTTTATTCAAGGTACAACCCGATATAATTTTATGCGACATAATGCTGCCCGATTTAAGCGGTTATAAAATTTTGTCGAGCATCAAAAAAATCGACGATATAGAACCACCCGTATTTATTTTTCTGACGGCCAAAGGAGAGCGCGTCGACGTTCGCAAAGGCATGGAACTCGGCGCCGACGACTATATTCCCAAACCATTTACGTATACGGAGCTTCTGAACTCGATTAAAGCTCAACTCGACAAAAGAAATAAATTCTTAAAACTGCCCGGCAGAATAATCGACAACGGAGAAGAATCCGGCGAATTGCTTACGATGAAAGATTATATTTTCATAAACGACAGAAAGCATCCCGGTTTTTATAAAGTTCAGGATATTGCCTGCATTATAAGCATGAAAGATTACACCAAAGTATATATCGGCGACGGCAGAACATTTTTAATGCGCAAATCGATGAAAGACTGGGAAGCTCAATTGCCGCAGAATAAATTTGTTAGAATACACCGCCAAACGATAGTCAACATCGATTTTGTAGAATCGCTCAGAAAAAGCAGCAGTAACAGATATACAATTAAATTAAAGGGAGGCGACAAAGAATTCGACGTCAGCCAGCGTTCCGTAAAAAAAATAAAACTATTTTCGGTCTAA
- a CDS encoding sensor histidine kinase, with protein MSKRNSKNNFIEMVTHQLRTPLSTVQSSIDLLELYIQKGNKARQLQILNKVRKGLSELRKIIDQSTLLYKSETNKVDVIKKKVYLRQLINDIIESVITDASDKHLINVVIENNAETVNTDEFILKEILLNLLANAIKYSPEGGQIKIAAYMRGNNVVLSVKDEGIGIPSSETDKIFDPFYRCENAGEIEGAGLGLSIVRQLAGILRAEIEIDSKVNKGTEFKVILL; from the coding sequence ATGAGCAAGAGGAATTCAAAAAATAATTTCATCGAGATGGTTACGCATCAATTGAGAACGCCATTGTCTACGGTTCAGAGTTCGATAGATCTGCTCGAGTTGTACATTCAGAAAGGCAACAAAGCGCGCCAGCTGCAAATATTAAACAAAGTTAGAAAAGGACTGAGTGAATTAAGAAAGATTATAGACCAATCCACTTTGCTCTATAAATCCGAGACGAACAAAGTTGACGTAATTAAAAAGAAAGTTTACTTGCGCCAGTTGATAAACGATATCATCGAGAGCGTCATAACGGATGCGTCCGACAAACATCTAATAAACGTTGTAATTGAAAATAATGCCGAGACGGTTAATACTGACGAATTTATATTAAAAGAAATCTTGCTGAATCTTCTGGCAAATGCGATAAAGTATTCTCCCGAAGGAGGTCAAATAAAAATTGCGGCTTACATGCGAGGCAATAATGTCGTCCTGTCGGTAAAAGACGAAGGGATTGGGATTCCGTCCTCCGAAACCGACAAAATATTCGATCCGTTTTACAGGTGCGAAAACGCCGGCGAGATTGAAGGAGCCGGACTCGGACTTTCGATTGTAAGGCAATTAGCCGGCATTTTAAGAGCCGAAATCGAAATAGACAGCAAAGTTAACAAAGGAACGGAATTCAAGGTGATTTTATTATGA
- a CDS encoding DUF1684 domain-containing protein, whose protein sequence is MKRYFLILFSFMLFNCTDSLKEKGAPEYIDRIKEWRNKRIENLKKENGWLNLAGLYWLKEGKNSFGSDPSNDIVFPPEAPGFIGYFVLSDSTVTVKINDNIEVYENGIPVKEKLMRSDMDDSATVLQSGRFKWFVIKRGNLYGIRLRDLESPLLRDFEGIETYPVNSDWRIEARFEPYNPPKKINIPTIIGTTEEEVSPGALVFEKEGNAYRLDAIDAGNRLFIVFADKTSGIETYGAGRFLYADKPDSTGTVIIDFNMAYNPPCAFTRYATCPLPPKQNYLNLRITAGEKNYGELHH, encoded by the coding sequence ATGAAACGTTACTTTCTCATACTATTTTCATTTATGCTGTTCAACTGCACGGACAGTTTAAAGGAAAAAGGCGCGCCGGAATATATCGACCGAATCAAGGAGTGGCGCAATAAACGAATTGAAAATCTGAAAAAAGAAAACGGATGGCTAAACTTAGCGGGACTCTACTGGCTCAAAGAAGGCAAAAACAGTTTCGGCAGCGATCCGTCGAACGATATTGTTTTTCCGCCCGAAGCGCCCGGTTTTATCGGATATTTTGTACTGAGCGACTCCACGGTTACCGTAAAGATAAACGATAACATCGAGGTATATGAAAACGGAATTCCCGTTAAAGAAAAATTAATGCGCAGCGATATGGATGACAGCGCTACGGTTTTACAGTCCGGACGATTTAAATGGTTCGTGATAAAACGCGGCAATCTATACGGCATAAGATTGAGAGACCTCGAAAGCCCGTTGCTGAGGGACTTCGAAGGAATAGAAACTTATCCGGTCAACAGCGATTGGAGAATCGAAGCCCGTTTCGAGCCATATAACCCGCCTAAGAAAATCAATATACCGACAATTATAGGCACAACGGAAGAAGAAGTGTCTCCGGGCGCGCTGGTATTCGAAAAAGAGGGAAACGCTTACAGGTTAGACGCTATTGACGCGGGGAATCGACTTTTCATTGTCTTTGCAGACAAAACAAGCGGAATAGAAACTTACGGAGCGGGCAGATTCCTTTACGCCGACAAACCCGATTCTACGGGAACGGTAATAATCGATTTTAATATGGCTTACAATCCGCCCTGCGCGTTTACCCGATACGCTACATGTCCTCTACCGCCGAAGCAAAATTATTTGAATCTGAGAATTACTGCCGGCGAAAAAAACTACGGGGAGCTTCATCATTAA
- the rseP gene encoding RIP metalloprotease RseP: protein MDYIIYFAITIGILVFVHEFGHFAAAKLSKMRVDIFAIGFGKRLFGWNKITGFTLGDLPEDWDGNGHTDYRLCLFPLGGYVKIAGMIDESFDTKFTESEPQPYEFRSKSTLQKLFVISAGVIMNLALTLMIFWGINYFQGKQVIKSTTVDKVVPGSVAEEAGFRSYDKILKINDAPVKNWEDVISRMLIQSQKNINVTVLRDNREISLTIPHNVIAENSQEGFFIYPYPTKPYIQDVVKDSPAEEAGIQPGDIFLAINNIELTDRERAVELISSNPGAPLEIKILRNQDTLLTKVTPAEDGKIGIVITDIYSGDFDVIKYGALESLTHSISNIGNYTMLTFSLLKKVITGNIAFNQAFGGPVKIAQFAAKSADSGIMSFLLFLAMLSLSLAIINILPFPALDGGHLLIILVEGILRRELPVKVKIAIQNAGFIILLMLMAFIIYSDLISL from the coding sequence ATGGACTACATTATATACTTTGCAATAACAATCGGAATACTTGTTTTCGTGCATGAATTCGGTCATTTTGCGGCGGCTAAACTTTCTAAAATGAGAGTGGATATTTTTGCAATCGGATTTGGCAAACGCCTTTTCGGCTGGAATAAGATAACGGGATTTACACTCGGCGATTTGCCCGAAGATTGGGACGGAAACGGACATACCGATTACCGACTTTGCCTTTTTCCTTTGGGCGGTTACGTTAAAATAGCCGGAATGATCGACGAGAGTTTCGATACGAAATTTACAGAAAGCGAACCTCAACCCTACGAGTTTCGTTCCAAATCGACTTTACAAAAATTGTTTGTCATTAGCGCCGGAGTGATAATGAATCTGGCGTTGACGCTGATGATATTCTGGGGCATTAATTATTTCCAGGGTAAACAGGTTATAAAATCAACTACCGTCGACAAAGTAGTTCCGGGGAGCGTAGCCGAGGAAGCAGGATTCCGGTCATACGATAAAATATTGAAAATCAACGACGCGCCGGTTAAAAACTGGGAAGACGTTATTTCGCGTATGCTGATTCAGAGCCAAAAGAATATCAACGTTACCGTCCTAAGGGACAACCGGGAAATATCGTTGACCATTCCGCATAACGTAATTGCGGAAAATTCACAGGAAGGCTTTTTTATCTATCCGTATCCCACGAAGCCGTATATTCAGGACGTGGTAAAAGATTCGCCGGCTGAAGAAGCCGGAATTCAACCGGGCGATATTTTCCTGGCAATCAACAATATCGAATTGACCGACAGAGAGAGGGCGGTCGAATTGATTTCGTCGAATCCGGGCGCTCCGCTCGAAATTAAAATTTTGAGAAACCAGGATACGCTTTTGACAAAAGTAACGCCGGCAGAGGACGGGAAAATCGGAATTGTAATAACCGATATTTACTCGGGCGATTTCGACGTAATTAAGTACGGCGCCTTGGAATCGCTTACGCACAGCATATCGAATATCGGCAACTATACTATGCTTACTTTTTCGCTGTTGAAAAAAGTGATTACGGGAAACATAGCTTTCAATCAGGCATTCGGAGGACCCGTTAAGATAGCTCAGTTTGCGGCTAAATCAGCCGACAGCGGTATAATGTCGTTCCTTCTCTTTTTGGCGATGTTGAGCCTCAGTCTTGCAATCATTAATATACTTCCCTTTCCCGCGCTCGACGGAGGTCATTTGCTCATCATTCTCGTCGAAGGCATTTTAAGGAGAGAGCTTCCGGTCAAAGTCAAAATCGCAATCCAAAATGCCGGTTTCATTATTCTTTTAATGTTGATGGCATTTATTATCTACAGCGATCTGATAAGTTTATAA
- a CDS encoding 1-deoxy-D-xylulose-5-phosphate reductoisomerase — translation MKRLLILGSTGSIGKNTLKLVKEFNGEFEIAGLTAHSNIDLLQEQIEEFKPPTVVVSDRQNAKILGDRIGERCEILYGEEGLLEIAKRNNYDILLSAIVGFAGLKPTIESIKLGKRIALANKETLVVAGELIIELAKKFNSEIIPVDSEHSAIFQCLQGESKKEIEKIILTASGGPFLNRDKTDFESVTIEEALNHPNWNMGNKITIDSATMMNKGLEVIEAYWLFGLKKEQIEVLIHPQSVIHSMVAFRDGSIKAQLSAPDMKLPILYALTYPNRLNYGGVKTDFKKIAQLTFFEPDFDKFVCLKLAYDAIDKGGIAPCILNAANELAVDKFLSGEIKFSQIPVIIEDALDNLYEDAELSLEIIESYDKKTRNYINNRYK, via the coding sequence ATGAAAAGATTATTAATATTAGGTTCGACCGGTTCCATAGGAAAAAACACTCTGAAGCTTGTAAAGGAGTTTAATGGCGAATTTGAAATTGCAGGATTAACGGCTCACAGCAATATCGATTTATTGCAGGAACAGATCGAAGAATTCAAACCGCCGACTGTAGTTGTAAGCGACAGACAAAACGCAAAAATTCTGGGAGACCGAATCGGGGAACGGTGTGAAATTCTTTACGGCGAAGAAGGTTTGCTCGAAATTGCCAAACGAAACAATTACGACATTTTGTTGTCGGCAATCGTCGGCTTTGCCGGGTTGAAACCCACGATCGAATCGATAAAACTCGGAAAAAGAATCGCCCTCGCCAACAAAGAAACTCTGGTTGTTGCCGGCGAGCTAATCATCGAGCTTGCAAAGAAATTCAATTCGGAAATCATTCCCGTCGATTCCGAACATAGCGCTATTTTCCAGTGCCTGCAGGGCGAATCGAAAAAAGAAATTGAGAAAATAATACTTACGGCTTCCGGAGGTCCTTTTTTGAACAGAGACAAAACGGATTTTGAGAGCGTGACGATAGAAGAGGCTCTCAATCATCCGAACTGGAATATGGGCAATAAAATTACGATTGATTCCGCTACCATGATGAACAAAGGATTGGAAGTAATTGAAGCTTATTGGCTCTTCGGATTAAAAAAAGAACAAATTGAAGTTTTGATTCATCCGCAATCCGTCATTCATTCGATGGTCGCTTTCAGGGACGGCTCGATCAAAGCTCAATTGAGCGCACCGGACATGAAACTGCCGATACTCTATGCGCTTACTTATCCCAACAGACTCAATTACGGCGGCGTAAAGACGGATTTCAAAAAAATAGCGCAACTGACGTTTTTTGAGCCGGATTTTGATAAATTTGTATGTTTGAAATTGGCATACGACGCAATCGACAAGGGAGGCATTGCCCCCTGCATTCTAAATGCGGCAAATGAGCTGGCGGTCGACAAATTTTTATCGGGCGAGATCAAGTTTTCGCAAATTCCAGTAATAATCGAAGACGCTCTCGATAATCTTTACGAAGACGCGGAGTTGTCGCTGGAGATTATAGAATCGTATGACAAAAAAACTCGCAATTACATAAACAACAGGTACAAATAG
- a CDS encoding sensor histidine kinase: MDSINTNKTIYDESVFPHDHIDPENLFKIITEFSIDWIYWLDPHNKLIYSSPSCRYITGYSKEEFFSDQSLLIKIIAPEDKSRFISHTRDVLRGKIFCSEEFRIITKSGQTRWIAHNCQAVYDDDNKYIGRYISNRDITDIKKAHQDVRAKDKQLTDIYNEVKVGCYRMSPDGKLISINESLREILGYKSEEAIDKRNFERNTFLNYDERRKYKEEAAAKGTVKNIATACISKEGKILHFRETLSAVKDDNGNLIFFEGSLYDITKQKEAELSLLETEAQKRNLEKLKTEFLATISHEIRTPINVILNLIQILKSDLANVYVHSEIIESAAIIETETFRIQRTIELILEMSQLAANDFEINPEKVDLHKVINEVYDKYINAARRKNIELTVINRSDSPVVYADKYSCIQIFTQLIDNAIKYTSHGDAVVLITEKSGKVIVEVKDTGVGIKKEYIPYLFSTFSQEDNSYSRMFEGTGLGLAVVKKHCDLNDALIEVESEKNKGAVFRVVFDKA, encoded by the coding sequence TTGGATTCAATTAATACTAATAAAACCATTTATGACGAATCGGTTTTTCCGCACGACCATATAGATCCCGAAAACCTCTTCAAAATCATTACGGAATTTTCAATCGATTGGATTTACTGGCTGGATCCTCACAATAAGCTAATTTACAGCTCGCCCTCCTGCCGTTACATTACGGGCTATTCCAAAGAGGAATTCTTTTCCGACCAATCGTTATTAATCAAGATAATCGCTCCGGAAGACAAAAGCCGATTTATTTCTCACACGCGCGATGTATTAAGAGGAAAAATTTTCTGTTCAGAAGAATTCAGAATAATTACCAAAAGCGGACAAACAAGATGGATTGCACACAATTGTCAGGCAGTTTACGACGACGACAATAAATACATCGGAAGATATATCAGCAACCGCGATATAACCGACATAAAAAAAGCGCACCAAGACGTTCGCGCAAAAGACAAGCAATTAACCGATATTTATAATGAGGTTAAAGTCGGTTGTTACAGAATGTCGCCCGACGGTAAATTAATTTCGATTAACGAAAGCTTGAGAGAAATTCTGGGTTACAAGTCGGAAGAAGCTATTGACAAACGCAATTTCGAAAGGAATACTTTTCTTAACTATGACGAACGCAGGAAATACAAAGAAGAAGCCGCCGCCAAAGGAACCGTAAAAAACATTGCGACAGCTTGTATTAGCAAAGAAGGCAAGATATTGCATTTTAGAGAAACACTCAGCGCAGTAAAAGACGACAACGGAAATCTTATCTTCTTTGAAGGCAGTTTATACGACATTACGAAACAAAAAGAAGCCGAATTAAGTTTGCTGGAAACAGAAGCGCAAAAAAGGAATTTGGAAAAATTAAAAACCGAATTCCTCGCCACAATTTCTCATGAAATACGCACGCCTATCAACGTTATTTTGAATCTCATTCAAATTCTTAAATCCGATTTAGCCAACGTCTACGTACACAGCGAGATAATCGAAAGCGCGGCGATCATCGAGACCGAAACGTTCAGAATACAACGCACCATCGAGCTGATACTCGAAATGTCGCAACTGGCGGCAAACGATTTCGAAATAAATCCGGAGAAAGTCGATTTACACAAGGTGATCAATGAAGTATACGACAAATATATTAACGCAGCGCGAAGGAAAAACATTGAGCTAACCGTCATCAACCGATCCGACTCGCCGGTAGTATACGCCGACAAATACAGTTGCATTCAAATATTCACGCAATTGATCGACAACGCCATTAAGTACACCTCGCACGGCGATGCGGTTGTATTAATAACGGAGAAATCCGGCAAAGTTATCGTCGAAGTCAAAGACACAGGCGTGGGAATTAAAAAAGAATATATACCTTATTTGTTTTCGACTTTTTCGCAGGAAGACAACAGTTATTCCCGAATGTTCGAGGGCACCGGCCTGGGACTTGCGGTAGTTAAAAAACATTGCGATTTGAACGATGCCTTAATCGAAGTTGAAAGCGAGAAAAACAAAGGCGCCGTTTTTAGAGTCGTTTTCGACAAAGCATAG
- a CDS encoding FlgD immunoglobulin-like domain containing protein codes for MSKLLRVLIILSFFVSTTILISRGFRSSKIPNGSKFDCANCHVNPNGGGARNAFGQAVESRVSPGGFEDFWDENLASLDSDGDGFTNGQELQDPSGSWRTGQSNPGDISLVTNPGDPNSKPDPTSVEETILPAKYELHNNYPNPFNPSTRISFTIPRNEFVLLKIYNIKGQAIKTLVNGNYPAGSYQFEWNGKDDNNVDVAAGVYIYSISAGHFNKSARMILLK; via the coding sequence ATGTCTAAATTACTTAGAGTATTAATAATCCTGTCGTTTTTTGTATCCACAACAATATTAATATCAAGAGGGTTCCGCTCCTCGAAAATACCGAACGGAAGCAAATTCGATTGCGCTAATTGTCATGTCAATCCGAACGGAGGAGGAGCCAGAAACGCATTCGGACAAGCTGTAGAATCCCGAGTTTCGCCCGGCGGGTTTGAGGACTTTTGGGATGAAAACCTGGCAAGTCTCGATTCCGACGGAGACGGATTTACTAACGGTCAGGAGTTACAGGATCCTTCCGGCTCGTGGCGTACCGGTCAGTCGAATCCGGGAGATATAAGTCTTGTTACAAATCCGGGAGACCCGAACAGCAAACCCGACCCGACTTCCGTAGAAGAAACGATTCTTCCGGCAAAATATGAACTTCACAATAATTACCCGAATCCGTTTAATCCTTCGACAAGAATTTCTTTTACCATCCCCCGCAACGAGTTCGTCTTACTGAAGATTTATAATATTAAAGGGCAGGCAATAAAAACGCTTGTAAACGGTAATTATCCGGCAGGTTCATATCAGTTCGAATGGAACGGCAAGGACGACAACAATGTCGACGTAGCCGCGGGCGTTTATATTTATTCGATTTCAGCCGGGCATTTTAATAAGTCGGCTCGTATGATATTACTCAAATAA
- a CDS encoding glycine--tRNA ligase: MEKSRNETVEKIVSLAKRRGFVFQSSEIYGGLNGCWDYGPLGVELLRNIKEEWWKAMTYRDDVEGLDAAILMHPRVWEASGHVENFTDPMIDCKQCKARFRLDTLTEMISDKNKEKALKEFDSVEGETLDDKFTALLEKPETAQKLLDIINCPQCGNKGAFTQPRKFNLMFKTFLGPVEDSNNVIYLRPETAQGIYVNFLNVANSSRQKLPFGIAQIGKAFRNEINTKNFLFRTREFEQMEMQYFVKPGTDKEFYDYWKDIRIQWFKSLGMTPSKLRFHDHPADKLAHYAKEATDIEYEFPFGWGEIEGIHNRTDYDLSRHQQYSGKSQQYYDDVSKEKYIPYIIETSAGASRSFMAFLIDAYYEEEVKGETRSVLRFHPKLAPIKAAVLPLVNKDGMPEIARKIESDLRPYFKIFYDDKGAIGRRYRRMDEAGTPYCITVDTQTLEDNTVTVRERDSMEQERVSIDKLVAYLQEKLI; encoded by the coding sequence ATCGAAAAGAGTCGCAATGAAACAGTCGAAAAGATCGTATCGCTTGCAAAGCGACGCGGATTTGTATTTCAATCAAGTGAAATTTACGGCGGATTGAACGGCTGCTGGGATTACGGTCCCTTAGGCGTTGAACTTCTCAGAAACATCAAAGAAGAATGGTGGAAGGCTATGACCTACCGAGACGACGTCGAAGGATTGGACGCCGCTATTCTTATGCATCCGCGCGTATGGGAAGCCAGCGGACACGTCGAGAATTTTACCGACCCGATGATCGATTGCAAACAATGCAAAGCCCGGTTCCGCCTCGATACCCTTACCGAAATGATTTCCGACAAAAATAAAGAAAAAGCTCTCAAAGAATTTGATTCCGTCGAAGGCGAAACTTTAGACGATAAATTTACCGCTCTGCTCGAAAAGCCGGAAACAGCCCAAAAGCTTTTGGACATAATTAACTGTCCTCAATGCGGCAACAAAGGCGCTTTCACACAGCCTCGGAAATTCAATTTGATGTTCAAAACTTTTTTGGGTCCTGTAGAAGATTCGAACAACGTAATTTATCTCCGTCCTGAGACCGCCCAGGGTATTTATGTTAACTTTTTGAACGTGGCTAATTCAAGCAGACAGAAATTACCTTTCGGAATTGCACAAATTGGCAAAGCATTCCGGAACGAAATAAACACCAAGAATTTTCTTTTCAGAACTCGTGAATTCGAACAGATGGAAATGCAATACTTTGTTAAACCCGGAACCGACAAAGAATTCTACGATTACTGGAAAGATATTCGGATTCAATGGTTCAAGTCGCTCGGCATGACGCCCTCCAAACTCCGATTCCACGACCATCCTGCCGACAAGCTTGCGCACTATGCCAAAGAAGCCACGGACATCGAGTATGAATTCCCCTTCGGCTGGGGAGAAATCGAAGGAATTCACAACAGAACCGATTACGACTTGAGCCGTCATCAGCAGTATTCCGGGAAATCGCAACAATACTACGACGACGTTTCGAAAGAAAAGTACATTCCTTATATTATAGAAACCTCGGCGGGCGCCAGCAGATCGTTTATGGCATTTTTGATAGACGCTTATTACGAAGAAGAAGTAAAAGGCGAAACCAGAAGCGTGCTCCGTTTTCACCCCAAACTCGCGCCGATCAAAGCCGCTGTTTTGCCGCTGGTCAATAAAGACGGCATGCCCGAAATAGCGCGTAAAATAGAATCCGACCTGCGCCCGTATTTCAAAATCTTTTACGACGACAAAGGAGCCATCGGCAGAAGATACAGAAGAATGGACGAAGCCGGCACTCCTTACTGCATTACAGTCGACACTCAAACGCTCGAAGACAACACAGTTACCGTCAGAGAGCGCGACTCGATGGAACAGGAAAGAGTCTCTATCGACAAACTCGTCGCTTACCTGCAGGAAAAGTTAATATAA
- a CDS encoding TonB-dependent receptor plug domain-containing protein: MKHYIIFALLIFAIALTAQEKEYKLDEIYVTAGRAPITFKEIARSIVVITSEEIKNLPAASLEDLIGSVASVDIRTRGINGVQSDAGIRGGTFEQTLILIDGIKVSDPQTGHHNLNLPVSVSNIERIEILKGHGSRIFGANAFSGVINIITKKRNDMAAEATAEGGSFDSYAYSLNASIPASLINSAVAFGRKKSDGYIANTDYDITDFSISQNAGVAAQAINWYYGYTNKKFGAYNFYSDRFPNQREETTTNLFYVSSEINISDILYLSPKAYLRKNKDDYILDYTRPEWYHNIHKSTSYGIELQSTLVSDFGKLSFGGEYSGDEIESNNLGNHTREKKGFYIEQMFSPIDKINSSFGFYVYKYAKAGWKIWPGFDFAYNIDGATKIYTTLGKSFRIPTFTELYYDSPANKGNPELTYEEVNNYEFGLSRRAINYTYDLNVFLKSGYNLIDWVRKSESEPWRVENVTELNTTGLEVAFGINPSFYISGFFIKNVNLGYTYLSYDRKAEGFESKYLIDNLKHQLICSVSYRLPLNINQTLILKYEDRLNYGSNFLTDTQLNYGGSFYQVYVRISNLFDVKYEEIPGILLPGRRITAGLRINYEDFK; this comes from the coding sequence ATGAAGCATTATATTATTTTCGCGCTCTTGATTTTTGCAATTGCGCTTACTGCGCAGGAAAAAGAATATAAACTTGATGAAATATACGTTACTGCGGGCAGAGCGCCAATAACTTTCAAAGAGATTGCCCGAAGCATTGTAGTAATCACATCCGAAGAAATTAAAAACCTTCCTGCCGCGAGCCTGGAAGATTTAATTGGCTCGGTCGCTTCCGTCGATATACGCACAAGAGGAATTAACGGAGTCCAGAGCGACGCCGGCATAAGAGGCGGCACTTTCGAGCAGACATTAATACTCATCGACGGAATAAAAGTGAGCGACCCTCAAACGGGACATCACAACCTGAATCTGCCCGTATCGGTTTCCAATATCGAACGCATTGAGATTCTGAAAGGTCACGGTTCCAGAATTTTCGGCGCCAATGCTTTCAGCGGGGTAATAAACATAATTACAAAGAAGAGAAACGATATGGCCGCCGAAGCGACCGCCGAAGGCGGCAGCTTCGATTCGTACGCATATTCATTGAACGCTTCTATTCCCGCTTCATTGATTAACAGCGCCGTCGCTTTCGGCAGAAAAAAATCCGACGGTTATATTGCCAATACGGATTATGATATCACCGATTTTTCGATAAGTCAAAATGCCGGCGTAGCCGCCCAAGCGATTAATTGGTATTACGGATATACGAACAAAAAATTCGGAGCTTATAATTTTTACAGCGACCGCTTCCCGAATCAGCGCGAGGAGACCACAACGAATTTATTTTATGTCTCTTCGGAAATAAATATATCGGACATACTTTATTTATCGCCCAAAGCGTACCTGCGCAAAAACAAAGACGATTATATACTCGACTACACGCGTCCCGAATGGTATCACAATATTCACAAATCGACGTCTTACGGAATAGAACTGCAGTCGACTCTCGTTTCGGATTTCGGGAAACTCTCCTTCGGCGGAGAGTATAGCGGAGACGAGATAGAAAGCAATAATTTGGGCAATCACACGAGAGAGAAAAAAGGATTTTATATCGAACAGATGTTTTCACCCATCGATAAAATAAATTCCTCGTTCGGATTTTATGTGTATAAATATGCAAAAGCCGGATGGAAAATTTGGCCCGGATTCGATTTTGCATACAACATCGACGGCGCGACAAAAATATACACAACGCTCGGCAAATCCTTCAGAATTCCCACATTTACGGAATTGTACTACGACAGCCCGGCAAACAAAGGCAATCCGGAATTAACCTATGAGGAAGTGAACAACTACGAATTCGGCTTAAGCCGGCGCGCTATCAATTACACGTACGACTTGAATGTATTCCTTAAATCCGGTTATAATTTAATCGACTGGGTAAGAAAATCCGAATCGGAACCGTGGCGCGTCGAAAACGTCACCGAGTTAAATACAACAGGTCTGGAAGTAGCTTTCGGTATTAATCCTTCTTTTTACATATCCGGTTTCTTTATTAAAAACGTAAACCTCGGTTATACATATTTATCCTACGACCGCAAAGCGGAAGGTTTCGAATCGAAATACCTGATCGACAATTTGAAACATCAATTAATATGTTCCGTTTCCTACCGGCTCCCGTTGAATATAAATCAAACCTTGATTTTGAAGTACGAAGACCGTTTGAATTACGGTTCTAATTTTTTGACGGACACTCAGCTTAACTACGGCGGTTCGTTTTACCAGGTTTACGTTCGAATATCGAATCTGTTCGACGTTAAATATGAAGAAATACCCGGGATATTGTTGCCGGGCAGACGGATTACCGCTGGACTCAGAATTAATTACGAAGATTTCAAATGA